The region GCCGCGCCGCCGGAAGGTCAGGAACTCTACCAGGGCGGGGCCCTCGCCTCGGCGTGCGTGGTCGATCGCCTTTTGCGCCGTCCGGATGACGGCGAACAGGTCGTTTCCGAAAGCGAGATCGCTGTAGATGTTGAAGGCCGGGGCGCGATCGGAGATTTTCTCGACCGGCATTTGTCGATGAATCGGAGTCGAGTAGGCGAACTGGTTGTTCTCGGCGATGATGACGAGGGGCAGCTTGTGGATCGACGCAAAATTCAGTCCCTCGTAGAAATCGCCGGGGCTGGTGGCACCATCCCCGGTAAAGGCGACGTAGACGTTCGGCAGCCGCTTCATCTTGAACGCCAGGGCGAAACCGGCACCCGACGGGATCCAGGACGCCATCGAGCCATTGTGATAGGGCGCGATGCCGTAGTTCTCCAGGTCGGCGAGGAATAAACCGAGATCCCTCCCATGCGCCGGAGGAACATCCTTTCCCAGCCACCGAGCCATTACGTGCTTCGGTTCGACCCCCCGGTAGAACCAGGCCGAGAGGCTTCGAGACACCGTACTGAACACATCGCCCTCTCCGAGAACCGACGCAACCCCCGTGGCAATCGCCTCCTGGCCGATGCCGAGGTACACCGCGCCGATGATTTTTCCCTGGCGGTACAGCGACGCCAGCCGGGTCTCGAAAGTCCGGGCGAGGGTCATGGCACGGTACATGCGGACGAGCGCGTCTTCGTCGAAGGATAGATCACCCGGGTCGATCGCGAGCCTGTCGAGCTCGGGGGGTATCGGTTTGAAGACGCTGCTCACTGCATTCAACGGTTACGAACAGCCGCTCGTACTGCCGCAGTTCAAGCACTTGTAGCAGCTGCCGTTGCGCACCATGATGGATCCGCAGGTCGAGCAGGGCGGGGCGTCCTCGAAACGTGGAACCACGGGGCCAACTTTTTCGGTACCGGCCCCGGTCGCCGGCTCGAGGTTGAGTGACGCCTCGGCGAGCACCGGCACCTCCTCGGTCGCACCGACGAGCCCCGCACTCGCGCGCTTGTCCTCGGAGAGGAACTTGAGCGCGAGCCAGCGAAAGATGTAGTCGGTGATGGACTTCGCATAGGGAATCTGAGCGTTGCCGGTGAATCCCGAGGGCTCGAATCGGGTGTGGGCAAATTTGTCCACCAGGACCTCGAGGGGAACACCGTACTGGAGCGCATAGGAGATGGCCCGGGCGAAAGCGTCCATGAGGCCAGAGACGGCGGACCCTTCCTTGGACATGTTGATGAAGATCTCCCCGGGCGAGCCGTCATCGTACATGCCGACGGTGATATAGCCTTCGTGGCCGGCGATGTTGAACTTGTGGGTGATGGCCTGCCGCTCCACGGGGAGCTTGCGCTGGATGGGACGGAGGGCCTCTGCCGCACCCTTGGCAACTGGCGTCACCGATGTGTTGAGAGGCTGCGTTCGCTTCGAGCCATCGCGATAAATGGCGATGGCCTTCAAACCGAGCCTCCAGGCCTCCACATAGGTCCGCATGATTTCATCGACGGTCGACTCCTTGGGCATGTTGACCGTTTTCGAGATCGCGCCCGAGAGGAAGGGCTGGACCGCCGCCATCATCTTTACGTGGCCCATGTAGTGAATGGCTCGCGTTCCTCCGGGTGATTGCACGGCACAGTCGAATACGGAGAGATGCTCGTCCCTGAGGTAGGGCGCACCCTCCACGTGGCCGTGCTCGTGGACGTAGTCGACGATCGCATCGACTTCATCGCCGGGGTAGCCGAGGCGCCGCAGAGCGTTGGGCAGGGTCTGGTTCACGATCTTCATGAGACCTCCCCCAACGAGCTTCTTGTACTTAACCAGAGCGAGATCGGGCTCTACGCCGGTGGTGTCGCAATCCATCATCAGGCCGATCGTCCCCGTCGGCGCGAGCACCGAAGCCTGGCCGTTTCGATACCCGTGCTTTCGGCCGAGCTCCACCGT is a window of Vicinamibacteria bacterium DNA encoding:
- a CDS encoding thiamine pyrophosphate-dependent dehydrogenase E1 component subunit alpha, translating into MSSVFKPIPPELDRLAIDPGDLSFDEDALVRMYRAMTLARTFETRLASLYRQGKIIGAVYLGIGQEAIATGVASVLGEGDVFSTVSRSLSAWFYRGVEPKHVMARWLGKDVPPAHGRDLGLFLADLENYGIAPYHNGSMASWIPSGAGFALAFKMKRLPNVYVAFTGDGATSPGDFYEGLNFASIHKLPLVIIAENNQFAYSTPIHRQMPVEKISDRAPAFNIYSDLAFGNDLFAVIRTAQKAIDHARRGEGPALVEFLTFRRRGHGEHDDASYVPEEMFRYWEQRDPVKLYVDYLTGRGGVSHEELRAVDEECARIVDEAVDYASAQPFPEPESVTERLFAPR